The genomic window GCTGGTATCAGCCCAATCCTGAAACATCCCTGGACTTTATAAGACAGTTTGATATTCCAAAAACAGCGAAGATTATCGACGTCGGCGGAGGAGACAGCTTACTGGTGGATCATTTACTCCGGATGGGTTATCTCGATATTACTGTTCTGGATATTTCCTCCGCAGCCATTGAAAGAGCCAAGTTGCGGCTCGGAAAGCTGGCCGCCATGGTGAAGTGGATCGTAGCGGATGCTGCGCATTTCAAGACGGAGGAAAAGTATGATCTCTGGCACGACCGGGCTGCGTTCCACTTTTTGACTGAAGAGAGCGATGTGGCGGGCTATCTGCAGACCGCCAAAGAATCTCTTCGTCCGGGTGCTATGATGGTAATCGGAACATTTTCTGAAGACGGTCCCCTGAAATGCAGCGGTATTGAGATCAGGAGGTATTCGGAAACCACCATGACGGAGCGGCTGAAAGCATTTTTTGTAAAGATCAGGTGTGTCAGGGTGGAGCACAAAACGCCCTTTAATACTATCCAGAATTTTATTTTCTGCAGTTTTAGAAAACCAATGGCGGCCTGAGCAGTAAAAAGGGGAGAGCTACATCCCTGAGAATCCCTTCACCGGGAAACCGTATCTTCGGGGAATCAATCTATCAACAATATGAACTACTATCATTCTAAAAGAATAGGCGGAACCAGCATAGAGGCACTACGCCCGAAAGTGGAGGAGGCCTTAAAAGCGGAGGGGTTTGGTGTGCTCACGGAGATAGACATCAAAGCGACCATGAAGAAGAAGCTGGATAAGGATTATCTCCCGCATGTGATCCTCGGCGCATGCAATCCTGTTTATGCCGATAAGGTACTCACCACGGAACCCACAATCAGCACTATGTTGCCCTGCAATGTTACCCTGAGACAGATGGAATCCGGGGAGATCGAGATCGCAATAATCAACCCGGAGGCGGCCATTGGGGCCGTCGGGAATCCGAACCTGGTAAGTTTCGCGAAGGAAGTGAATGAAAAACTGATGCGTGTATTGGGAAATATCTGACCGGTGATCAGCAGTCAGTGACCAGTTCCACCACGTTCTCCACATGCGCAGTGTGAGGAAACATGTCCACAGGCTGTGATCGTAGCAAACGATATTTTTCGCCAAGTATTCGGATGTCACGCGCTTGTGTGGAAGGATTGCAGCTGACGTATACTATTCGTGGTGTTTCCAACTCAAGTAACAAGCGGCAGGTTTCTTCATCCATTCCTGCACGGGGCGGGTCTGTGATCACCACCGACGGTTTGCCGTTTAGCAAAACAAAGTCACGTGTAAAAATCTTCCGCATCTCACCGGCGTAAAAGGAAGTATTTTGGATTCCGTTCAACACTGAGTTCTCTTTCGCCGCCTCAATCGCTTCGGGAACGGATTCTACACCAATCACCTTTTTTGCACGGCGGGCTACAAAATTGGCAATGGTGCCGGTGCCGGTGTACAAATCATACACCACATCGGGTTCCTGAATGCGTGCAAAATCCCTTGCCACTTTGTAAAGTTCCAGCGCTTGTACAGGGTTTGTCTGATAAAAGGATTTAGGCCCCACCCTGAATTTCAGTCCCTCCATTTCCTCAGTGATATATCCCTGGCCGGCATAGGTGACCACGTCCAGATCATACATGGTGTCATTCGCCTTAAGATTTACAACATAAAGAAGAGAAGTAATGAAATTAAAGGAGGTGCTCAGGTATTCCATCACTCTTTGGATGTGTTCCGGATGATCTTCCCCAAACATCATCATTACCATGCATTCTCCGGTCGTAGTTGTCCGAATAATCATTCCCCGGAGCAACCCGGACTTTGCTTTATGATCATAAAAGGAAAACCCGTTCTTTAGCGCCAGACTCCGGACTCCGTTGCGGACTTCGTCGTTTAATGGCGGCATCAAATGACAGCGTTGAATATCAATGATACGGTCGAACATTCTTGGAACATGAAACCCCAGCGCATTGCCAGAAGGCTTTTGTTCCATATTCATTTCTGCTTCCGTAAACCATCTGCGGCTGGAAAAGGAAAAGTCAAGACGATTGCGGTAGGCATAATTGTTTTTGCTCCCGATTATTGGCAGTACATCCAAACCGGCCGACTCTATTCCTCCGATTCGTTCAAGGCAATCCCGTACCATCTTCTCCTTGAATCTGAGCTGGGCGGCATAATTCATATTTTGCCATTTGCATCCACCGCAGGAACCGAAGTGCGCACATGCAGGATTCACCCGGTCTTCTGATCGTTTTTGGTAGTGAAGTACGCGTCCGGACCAGAATTTACGCCGCACTTTCCAGGTCTCCGCTTCAATTACATCCCCAGGTACAGTCCCGGGGATGAAATAGACGAGGTCATCATGCCGGCATATGCCCCATCCATCGGACGAAGTGTCAAAAATTTCAAGACCGGAAATGATTTTTACAGCAGATCTTCCCACGAGACAGATGACAGGTTATTCTTCATCCTTTATTTCCTTCTGCTCCTTCTTTTTAAAATCCCCGTTCTTCCAGGCCTTAATGAACTTGGCCCAGGCTATCGGGTTCAGCAGGTTGTTGGGAGGATACTGCCCGGCATAGTATAATTTGGAATAGGTTTCCTGCATGGAGGCCTTAAAGTTCATGTTGCCGTCCATAGGCATGGTTTCATATTGCATCACCATGTTCTGCTGATCCAGATTCTTTGCCGCCCGATCCAGATCATCTTCCGGAATTTTGGTTTCGAGGAATACTTTTTTGAATGATTCCTTTGAAGGCCAGGGATAGATCACGGTTTCTTTTAGCAAAATGGTATCCGAGTGCATGATCTGGATCAGAGAATATTTATTGGTAGTGAGTGAATCAGGAATAATAAATAGCATGCTCTTAAATCCTACTGCAGTAAATTCAATGGTATCTTTCTCCTGCGCCACAAAGCTGAAAAAGCCAAAGTAGTCCGCCAGTGTCCCGCGCTGCTTGTTTTTGATGATGATTTTGGCAAAAGAAACCGGTTTCAGGCTGTCGCGTTCCACCACCACCCCGGAAAACTGTATGAGCGGACGATCGTCCTTCTTAACATCTTTTTTTGGTTCATCTTTTTTAAGCGGCGGATCCTTCTTAAGTGTCTGAGAATCAGCGCATAAGAAGGAGGCGAGCAAGAGAAGAATGATTCCCACATGTTTCATAGGAGCAAATTTACGTTTTATGTTTAATCAATAAACGTGCTAAAGTCAGTGTTTATTATGACCTTGATCGCAGCCCCCGGGGGGGGATTTTTTTGGAAAGTCAGGTGTACTTCCTATATTTGTAAGATGCGTTTGTGTTACAAACTCCTTTTACTGAACCTTATCCTGCCTTTTGCGGTTTGGTCACAAAGTTTTTCTGTTTCTTTTCCGGATACTATTGCCTACGGCCCGGCCATTGATAGTTCCGCCCTGAGTTGCTGGACGAACGATTTGGTTACCAATCTTACTTCACAGGTGATCACGCTGGATGTGGTGAGGGTAGAAAACGTTGCGGTAACGGGATGGAATACCGCTTTCTGTTTTCAGATATGTTCCCAGCCTACGGTTGACAGTATTCGCGCTACGATGGGCCCGAATGAGGTGGTAAATGTAGCTTTCCATTTTATGATTAATGGTGTTCCTGACAGCGGCACGGCCGTACTTAAGTTTAAGAATGTGAACAACCCATCCGAAGTGTATTACCAGCGCTTTTACGGAATAAGTCAGTCTACGGCATCAGTAGGATCTTATTTACTTACTGCCCCGGTCACACTTTACCCTAATCCTGCAAGGCAGGGGAGTGAAATTTATCTGAACATTGCAGGTAAGGAGGCATGCGATCTTATTATTTCAGATGCATCCGGAAAAGTAGTGGAGAGGAGAGCTTCGCTGGCTCCTGGCACGAACAGTTTTACTACAACGCTTACGGCGGGAATATATTTCTATTCTATGGTGTCTCCTTCCCGCGTTTTCACCGGGCGCCTGGTGATAGTAGGAGCTAACCAGGACTGATTCCTAATCGTCCTTAAGAATCTTTTCCATTGCTTTGATCTCATCTCTCAGTCTTGCTGCTTCCATAAAGTCCAGCTCCTTGGCAGCCTTTTCCATGGCACGACGCGTGCGCTGAATCATTTTTTGCAAGTCTTCTCTGGGCAGGTATTTCAGTACAGGATCTGCTGCCGCTGACACTTCGTTTTTCTCAATATAAGCGGCTCCTTTCCGTGTGGATCTCATTGCTTCAGAGAAAACATCTCGGTTGGCTTTTACAATTTGCCGCGGGCTGATACCATGCTTGTAATTGTATTCGATTTGTTTTTGCCGGCGGCGCAGTGTTTCATCAATGGTTTTCTGCATGCTAACCGTTACTTTGTCCGCGTACATGATCACCCTACCATTAATATTACGCGCAGCCCTTCCTACGGTTTGCACCAGCGAGCGCTCGCTGCGTAAAAACCCTTCTTTGTCGGCGTCGAGGATCGCCACAAGCGATACTTCCGGAAGATCCAGTCCTTCCCGCAGCAGATTGATACCTACTAAAACATCGAACAACCCGTTTCGCAGGTCGCGCATAATCTCCACGCGTTCCAATGTGTCCACATCCGAATGAATGTAACGGCAGCGGATGCCCAATTGTGACATATACTTACTGAGTTCCTCAGCCATGCGCTTGGTCAGTGTGGTTACCAGCACACGTTCATCTTTTTCTGCTACCAGTTTCACCTCTTCCAGAAGATCATCCACCTGGTTGTTGCAGGGGCGAACTTCAATAAGAGGATCCAACAGCCCCGTCGGTCGGATCAGCTGTTCTACCACCACGCCCTCGGAGCGCTGCAGCTCAAAATCGGCAGGAGTTGCGGATACATAGATCACCTGTCCCAGCATTTCTTCAAATTCATCAAATTTGAGCGGACGGTTATCGAGGGCTGAAGGCAATCTGAAGCCGAATTCTACCAGTGTTTCTTTGCGGGATCGGTCGCCACCGTACATGCCGCGGATTTGCGGAACGGTCACGTGACTTTCGTCAATGACCATGAGGAAATCATCCGGAAAATAATCGAGGAGGCAGTAGGGACGTGTACCCACTGTTCGTCCGTCAAAGTATCTAGAATAGTTTTCTATACCGGAACAATATCCCAGTTCTCGCATCATCTCAAGGTCGTAGGAGACGCGGTCTTCTATCCGTTTGGCTTCGAGTGGTTTCCCTATCTCCTTTAAATAGTCGGATTGTTTCACCATGTCCTGTTGTATTTCCCATAAGGCGCCTTTGAGTGTTTCCTGGGAAGTGACAAAGATATTGGCAGGATAGATGTTAAAACTTTCAAAGTATTCCAGTTTTCTTCCTGTCGCAGATTCAAAGGTGTGAATGTCTTCGATTTCGTTTCCGAAAAAGGATACCCGCACGCTGTAATCAGCATAGGCCAGGTTGATATCCACGGTATCTCCTTTTACCCTGAATTTTCCGCGTTCAAAATCCCCTTCGGTCCGGGAGTATAGTGTATTAACCAGTTGGAGAAGGAAATTGTTTCGTGTGATTCCCTGACCCTTCCGGATTCTCACCACGCTGCTGCCGAATTCATTAGGGTTGCCGATACTATAGATGCAGGAAACGCTGGACACTACGATGATATCCCTTCTTCCGGAGAGCAGGGAAGAGGTGGTGGCCAGCCGCAGTTTCTCTATTTCATCGTTGATTGCCAGGTCCTTTTCTATATAGGTGTCGGTGGTGGGAAGATATGCTTCCGGCTGGTAATAATCATAATATGATACAAAGTATTCCACTGCGTTCTTCGGAAAAAAGGTTTTGAATTCCCCGTAGAGCTGAGCGGCCAGCGTTTTATTATGACTAAGTATAAGGGTGGGGCGTTCCACTTCCTTGATCACGTTTGCAACGGTAAATGTTTTTCCGGATCCGGTAACACCCAGTAACGTTTGTGCAGGGGTACCGGCTTTCAGTCCGGTCACGAGCTGCCTGATGGCCTCCGGCTGATCTCCGGTGGGCTCAAAGTCGGATGTAAGTTGGAACATGCCGTAAATTTAGGAATAATTCATCCCTGCACCCGCGGCGCGGCGCACCGCATCGCTTCCATAGCGTTTGCGCAGTTTATCCATGGCCTGATAGAGTCGCACCACCTCTTCGGAATCTTCAAAGAGGTCAATTTGATGATGACCACCCACGAGATGACTGAAGCGCACGCCGATGAGGCGGATGAGGAGGCGGCGATTGTATAGTTTTCCGAAGAGCTCCTTTACCGTAGTCAGCAACGTATGATCGCAGGCAGTATAGGGGATTCTCATCTGCATGGTGTGGGTGTCAAAATCGGAGTAACGTATTTTTACCGTAACGCAGGCGGTGAGTTTGTGCTCTGAACGAAGCTGGAAAGCGATCTTCTCGGTCATACTCACCAGCGTGCTGTAGAGTTTTCCCATGTCGGTGGTGTCCTGCTCAAAGGTTTCTTCTGTAGAAATAGATTTTCGTTCGGAGTAGGGGATCACCGGGCTGTTATCAATACCATTCGCCTTTTTCCACATGCTGATTCCGTTATCGCCAAATACTTTTTCCAGCAGTTGTGGAGGCATTTGCTGCAGGGTGAGTACTTTGTCCACACCCATGGTGCGAAGGGTGAGGGCGGTTTTCTCTCCGATCATGGGGATCTTGCCTACGGGCAGCGGCGCGAGAAATTCTTTCTCCGTCCCGTAATCAATCTGCAGTTGTCCGTTCGGCTTGGCTTCATTGGTAGCCACCTTCGATACGGTTTTGTTTTCCGACAAACCAAAGGAACTGGGAAGCCCCGAATGCTTTGTTATCTTTTGCCGCAGTTCGGAGGCAAAAGCGTAGCATCCGAAAAAGCGGTCCATACCCGTGAGATCTATGTAAAACTCGTCAATGGACGATTTCTCGTATAGCGGAACGCTCTCGCGGATGATCTCCGTAACGGTTTCGGAATGCCGGGAATAGGCTTCGTAATCCCCGCGTACGACGATGGCCCCGGGACATAGTCTCCTCGCCAGTTTCATTGGCATGGCGGAATGTACCCCGAAGGCCCTCGTTTCGTAACTGCAGGCTGCCACCACTCCGCGGTCCGACCCGCCTCCCACAATCACCGGTTTCCCGATCAGGGAGGAGTTCAGCAGCCGCTCCACCGAAACAAAGAAGGAGTCGAGATCCAGGTGAACGATGGAGCGGTTTTGCTGTGTCATGAGCGGTATGACTTCCCAAAAGTACGGCTGCGCCGGCCCGAAAGGCTTTCACAAAATGTAAAACTTTTCCTCCCCTTATAATCCCGCCTTACGGATCTCCTCTTTGAGCTCTTCCATGCTCACCTCCCTGAATTGCAGGTCCAGGTTCTCCCCTTCGAAACGAATTGTATGTGTGGCCAGCATAGGTTTCCCATTTTGCATACGTATGGCCACCACCGTGCCCGTTTCATTCCTCGGTACCCTCGGATAGTGATAGTTATTGTCCTCATCTATGTATGCGGCTACCATCATACGGCGGTGTTTAAAAATCAGGCTGACAGACATTTCTTCCTCCACGGGCTGATTAATCTTCTGCTCCACTACCATGGCATCCGACATATGGTAAAACTCGTCCAGGTTCTTCCAGTTCAGCTTCTGCGTGCTGAAAACATAATAGTTCAGATCCCGGAAACCGGCATTTCCTGTTGCAATCGTATTCTCCAGTCCTGCCATGTACTCCTTTTGCATTTTAAGAAATAACTGAGGAAGAGAGTGAACACGGTATTGCTTCATCAGCGGCAGATAAACATACCGCAGCAACTGATCATAGTTGCGGATATTATACCTTGAGATCAGTGAGTCAATGCCGGCACAACCCAGCGGACTCCAGTACCGTGTATTCAGCGTGGAGGATCTGCGGTAGGTCTTTACGTTTTTCCGGAAACCCAGGAATTTCCGGAATTTGCACCAAAAGTTGCATTTTTTCACTAACCGCGTGGGGATTTCCCATCCGCAATAGAAGGAACCCGATGGCTGAAACCTGCTCACCGGGTTGGGATTGCTTCGCCAGCTGGTGATGCCGGGTGTGCTGCCATTCACCCCATCCCACACTTGCATGTTTCCATTGCCCAGTGTATTGGGAACCATCAGGGTCATAGAAGCCCCCGGCTTAAGTTGCAATTCCTGTTTGCCGTCGGTTGCACCCAGGCGAAACATTCCGCGTGTTTCAAGCAGCCCCGAATCCGTTACGGTGGAAAGCCCGTCTCCCATCATTTCCGAATATTCCGTGGACTCTTTCAGTTTCATCCACACCTTGCCACTCACCGCATTTCCGTTTTCGTCCACCAGGGAATTGCCGTAATAATATATCAGCGTTCCTTTCTTTCCTTTGAGCACCGTGTCGCGGTTTGCTGTAATGCGGAATACCTGTTCCTCACTGGCCAGCGATTTCAAAACATCTTGCAGCGATAGCGGAAGAGGTTCTTTCTTCATGGTAATCTTCACCTCCGATTTTCCACCGTAGATAATCTTTTTCAGCGGCTGCTCCTTTTGCTGAGCGGACATTGTCGCCGTAACGGCAAGCAATACCATTGCGATCCATGCAGTCTTCATAGCCTGTGGTTTTTAGTTTACGAACGAATCCGGGGGATTGAACTTATAACGGAGGAAACGCAAAAAGGATACATTCATTTTAAAAAAACAATGAAATTGATACCTTCGCCGGAATGAAAGAA from Bacteroidia bacterium includes these protein-coding regions:
- a CDS encoding class I SAM-dependent methyltransferase, giving the protein MKNFDRKKHWEEIYRTKELSEVSWYQPNPETSLDFIRQFDIPKTAKIIDVGGGDSLLVDHLLRMGYLDITVLDISSAAIERAKLRLGKLAAMVKWIVADAAHFKTEEKYDLWHDRAAFHFLTEESDVAGYLQTAKESLRPGAMMVIGTFSEDGPLKCSGIEIRRYSETTMTERLKAFFVKIRCVRVEHKTPFNTIQNFIFCSFRKPMAA
- a CDS encoding DUF302 domain-containing protein; this translates as MNYYHSKRIGGTSIEALRPKVEEALKAEGFGVLTEIDIKATMKKKLDKDYLPHVILGACNPVYADKVLTTEPTISTMLPCNVTLRQMESGEIEIAIINPEAAIGAVGNPNLVSFAKEVNEKLMRVLGNI
- the rlmD gene encoding 23S rRNA (uracil(1939)-C(5))-methyltransferase RlmD, with translation MGRSAVKIISGLEIFDTSSDGWGICRHDDLVYFIPGTVPGDVIEAETWKVRRKFWSGRVLHYQKRSEDRVNPACAHFGSCGGCKWQNMNYAAQLRFKEKMVRDCLERIGGIESAGLDVLPIIGSKNNYAYRNRLDFSFSSRRWFTEAEMNMEQKPSGNALGFHVPRMFDRIIDIQRCHLMPPLNDEVRNGVRSLALKNGFSFYDHKAKSGLLRGMIIRTTTTGECMVMMMFGEDHPEHIQRVMEYLSTSFNFITSLLYVVNLKANDTMYDLDVVTYAGQGYITEEMEGLKFRVGPKSFYQTNPVQALELYKVARDFARIQEPDVVYDLYTGTGTIANFVARRAKKVIGVESVPEAIEAAKENSVLNGIQNTSFYAGEMRKIFTRDFVLLNGKPSVVITDPPRAGMDEETCRLLLELETPRIVYVSCNPSTQARDIRILGEKYRLLRSQPVDMFPHTAHVENVVELVTDC
- a CDS encoding carboxypeptidase-like regulatory domain-containing protein; amino-acid sequence: MKHVGIILLLLASFLCADSQTLKKDPPLKKDEPKKDVKKDDRPLIQFSGVVVERDSLKPVSFAKIIIKNKQRGTLADYFGFFSFVAQEKDTIEFTAVGFKSMLFIIPDSLTTNKYSLIQIMHSDTILLKETVIYPWPSKESFKKVFLETKIPEDDLDRAAKNLDQQNMVMQYETMPMDGNMNFKASMQETYSKLYYAGQYPPNNLLNPIAWAKFIKAWKNGDFKKKEQKEIKDEE
- a CDS encoding T9SS type A sorting domain-containing protein — protein: MRLCYKLLLLNLILPFAVWSQSFSVSFPDTIAYGPAIDSSALSCWTNDLVTNLTSQVITLDVVRVENVAVTGWNTAFCFQICSQPTVDSIRATMGPNEVVNVAFHFMINGVPDSGTAVLKFKNVNNPSEVYYQRFYGISQSTASVGSYLLTAPVTLYPNPARQGSEIYLNIAGKEACDLIISDASGKVVERRASLAPGTNSFTTTLTAGIYFYSMVSPSRVFTGRLVIVGANQD
- the uvrB gene encoding excinuclease ABC subunit UvrB, translating into MYGMFQLTSDFEPTGDQPEAIRQLVTGLKAGTPAQTLLGVTGSGKTFTVANVIKEVERPTLILSHNKTLAAQLYGEFKTFFPKNAVEYFVSYYDYYQPEAYLPTTDTYIEKDLAINDEIEKLRLATTSSLLSGRRDIIVVSSVSCIYSIGNPNEFGSSVVRIRKGQGITRNNFLLQLVNTLYSRTEGDFERGKFRVKGDTVDINLAYADYSVRVSFFGNEIEDIHTFESATGRKLEYFESFNIYPANIFVTSQETLKGALWEIQQDMVKQSDYLKEIGKPLEAKRIEDRVSYDLEMMRELGYCSGIENYSRYFDGRTVGTRPYCLLDYFPDDFLMVIDESHVTVPQIRGMYGGDRSRKETLVEFGFRLPSALDNRPLKFDEFEEMLGQVIYVSATPADFELQRSEGVVVEQLIRPTGLLDPLIEVRPCNNQVDDLLEEVKLVAEKDERVLVTTLTKRMAEELSKYMSQLGIRCRYIHSDVDTLERVEIMRDLRNGLFDVLVGINLLREGLDLPEVSLVAILDADKEGFLRSERSLVQTVGRAARNINGRVIMYADKVTVSMQKTIDETLRRRQKQIEYNYKHGISPRQIVKANRDVFSEAMRSTRKGAAYIEKNEVSAAADPVLKYLPREDLQKMIQRTRRAMEKAAKELDFMEAARLRDEIKAMEKILKDD
- the dinB gene encoding DNA polymerase IV encodes the protein MTQQNRSIVHLDLDSFFVSVERLLNSSLIGKPVIVGGGSDRGVVAACSYETRAFGVHSAMPMKLARRLCPGAIVVRGDYEAYSRHSETVTEIIRESVPLYEKSSIDEFYIDLTGMDRFFGCYAFASELRQKITKHSGLPSSFGLSENKTVSKVATNEAKPNGQLQIDYGTEKEFLAPLPVGKIPMIGEKTALTLRTMGVDKVLTLQQMPPQLLEKVFGDNGISMWKKANGIDNSPVIPYSERKSISTEETFEQDTTDMGKLYSTLVSMTEKIAFQLRSEHKLTACVTVKIRYSDFDTHTMQMRIPYTACDHTLLTTVKELFGKLYNRRLLIRLIGVRFSHLVGGHHQIDLFEDSEEVVRLYQAMDKLRKRYGSDAVRRAAGAGMNYS